The Methanobrevibacter sp. TLL-48-HuF1 genomic sequence CCGGAAAGACCAGCTCCAACAATTACATATTTCATTAATATTTACTCCTTGTGTATTTTAATTGCAGATTCAATAGCTGTTGTCATGGAAGATAATAACATTTTGGTTTTTAAATCGCTTTTATGAATCCTTTTAAGCTTTTCCACTTTGCTTAACAGTAATCTGTTTTCGTTTTTGGTAAACGGTGAATTTTTCCATGTATGCATCCAGTAAATTAAATGAGGATTAACTGAAATTGTTTGAATATCTTTGGAAAACCTTTCAGTGCACTGTCTGGCATAAATATATGAGTCCATTAAATCGCTGAGGAATCTGACATTTACATTATTGGTAATTGACTTGTCATCAGGCAAATCACGTACATAATAGTCATAGCACATGAAATTATTCAAATATACAATTCCGTCAGCTTTAAGAAGAGTTTCTAAAGTAAATGCCAAATCGTCCCCGGAAACAAATGGCTGATAACGGATATTTTTATCCATAATAAGTTCCCTTTTAAAGATTTTACTCCAGACAGAAGGAGCCATTTTCAATAAATCAGGCTCTTCTTTAATGCTCTTAACATGGATAACATCAACAGGTTCGTTTCTTTCATATTTTCCCTGAATATTTTTGCCGTATAAAGCATGTTCTAAAATGTGGTCCCAAACATAATCCGGAACATTTAAAGGATTTGCTGTTTCAAATGTTTCATCAGGATAAGCGCTTTCCAAATCATCCAAATAAGGGGAATATGATTTCTGAACAGTTTCACCGTAAGTGTAGATTCTTCTAAATCTGCCAAAAGCCATATCTGCATCATATTTGGTTACGGCATTGTATAATACTTCACAGGCATCTAATGTATATCTGTCATCAGGATCTAAAAACATGATGTAATCGCCGCTGCATTCTTCAATACCTCTGTTACGGGGACCGTTAGCTGCACCAGTATTTTTTTCCAGGTGAATAGCCTTACAGCAGTCATATTTTTCATCATATTCATCAATAATCTTTCCACTTTCATCAGTAGAACAGTCATCTACCATAATGATTTCTAAATTTTCATTTCCTATTGTTTGGTTGATTAAAGAATCAATTCCTCCTCTTAAATGAGGGCCGACATTAAAAATAGGTAGAATAATACTTATTTTATCTTTCATGTGAATTTCTCCAGGTTTTGAATAATAACTCCATCATATCACGAACAGTGTAAGTATCAGGATATATATAATTAATATTGTACTGGTCTAAAATTTTACCGGTAATGGGACCAATACAGACAGTTAATAAATTATTTGAAAGTAAATCAGCTAATTTTTCTTTGTTTTTAGATATTTTAAAGAAATTGGTAACAGTTAAAGGACTGGTAAAAGTAATTGCATCAATTTCATTATTTTCTATTTTAGCTATCAAATCACTGATTTTATCTTCATCCATTGGGAATAATGATTTGTAAGCTTCAGCAAGTATAACTTTATTGTTAAGCTTTTCTAAGCCTTCCGGCAGAACAGGTCTTGCAGAAGCAGTTCTGGGAATTCCAATGGTCTGATTTGTAATATTTCTTTTTTCAAATTCCTCTAAAAGACCTTCTGCTGTAAAATCTTCAGGTATTAAATCAACTTTAACGCCCTGTTCACTGGCTATTTTTCCGGTTTTATTTCCAATTACAGCTACTTTACAATCTAAATTTTTTAAAAAATCAGGATAAAAAAGATTTAGTGAAGTAATTGTAGTTGGAGAGGTAAAAACAATCCAATCCAGCAAATCTTTATTAGCTATTAAATTCTTTAAAGATTCACTATTAACCGGTTTTAAATCTAAGGTAGGAGCTAGAATATATTGGCCTCCTAACTCTTCAACAATCTTACAGGCTGCTTTAGATCTGTCAGCAGGCCTTGTAAT encodes the following:
- a CDS encoding uroporphyrinogen-III synthase, with product MSRPIVAITRPADRSKAACKIVEELGGQYILAPTLDLKPVNSESLKNLIANKDLLDWIVFTSPTTITSLNLFYPDFLKNLDCKVAVIGNKTGKIASEQGVKVDLIPEDFTAEGLLEEFEKRNITNQTIGIPRTASARPVLPEGLEKLNNKVILAEAYKSLFPMDEDKISDLIAKIENNEIDAITFTSPLTVTNFFKISKNKEKLADLLSNNLLTVCIGPITGKILDQYNINYIYPDTYTVRDMMELLFKTWRNSHER
- a CDS encoding glycosyltransferase family 2 protein, yielding MKDKISIILPIFNVGPHLRGGIDSLINQTIGNENLEIIMVDDCSTDESGKIIDEYDEKYDCCKAIHLEKNTGAANGPRNRGIEECSGDYIMFLDPDDRYTLDACEVLYNAVTKYDADMAFGRFRRIYTYGETVQKSYSPYLDDLESAYPDETFETANPLNVPDYVWDHILEHALYGKNIQGKYERNEPVDVIHVKSIKEEPDLLKMAPSVWSKIFKRELIMDKNIRYQPFVSGDDLAFTLETLLKADGIVYLNNFMCYDYYVRDLPDDKSITNNVNVRFLSDLMDSYIYARQCTERFSKDIQTISVNPHLIYWMHTWKNSPFTKNENRLLLSKVEKLKRIHKSDLKTKMLLSSMTTAIESAIKIHKE